From Butyricimonas paravirosa, one genomic window encodes:
- the rhuM gene encoding virulence protein RhuM/Fic/DOC family protein: MEQNNQIVIYQTPDGQTSIDVKLEKETVWLTRQQMAELFQRDKTVILRHIQNIFKEGELEENVVCANFAHTTQHGAIPDKTQEATVKLYNLDVIISVGYRVKSQRGVQFRQWANKVLKEYLVKGYAINNHIAAQKYEELSQLVHLLGRTINNEQELINGDDSRELVNVVTDYTYALDTLDRYDYQQLTIEHTTIEESFRATYDSAMETIETLKEKFGGSTLFGKEKDGSFRSSIGQIYQTFDGNELYPSVEEKAAMLLYLVVKNHSFVDGNKRIAATLFLWFMQNNGILYNPDGTKRISDGTLVALTLMIAESRADEKDMILKVIVNLINKRNC, translated from the coding sequence ATGGAGCAGAATAATCAAATAGTAATATATCAGACCCCTGATGGGCAGACTTCAATTGATGTAAAATTGGAGAAAGAAACTGTATGGCTGACAAGACAGCAGATGGCCGAGCTGTTTCAAAGGGATAAGACTGTTATACTTAGACATATACAGAATATCTTCAAGGAGGGGGAACTTGAAGAAAATGTGGTATGTGCAAATTTTGCACACACCACTCAACATGGTGCTATTCCAGATAAAACGCAAGAAGCAACAGTAAAACTTTACAATCTCGATGTCATCATCTCTGTCGGCTACCGAGTAAAGAGCCAGCGTGGTGTTCAATTCCGTCAATGGGCAAACAAGGTGCTAAAGGAATACCTTGTAAAAGGATATGCTATCAATAACCACATAGCAGCTCAGAAATACGAAGAGTTAAGTCAGTTAGTACATCTACTCGGCCGAACCATAAACAATGAGCAGGAGCTGATTAATGGTGACGATAGCAGGGAATTGGTGAATGTCGTTACAGACTACACATATGCTCTTGATACCCTTGACAGGTATGATTACCAACAGCTCACTATTGAACACACAACCATCGAGGAAAGTTTCCGTGCAACATACGATAGCGCAATGGAAACTATTGAGACACTTAAGGAGAAGTTCGGTGGCAGTACATTGTTTGGAAAGGAAAAAGATGGTTCTTTCAGAAGTTCAATAGGACAAATCTATCAGACTTTTGATGGTAATGAGCTATACCCATCGGTGGAAGAAAAAGCTGCAATGTTGCTCTACCTTGTGGTTAAGAATCACTCATTCGTAGATGGCAACAAACGAATCGCAGCCACTCTATTCCTTTGGTTTATGCAGAACAATGGCATTCTGTATAATCCTGATGGAACTAAGCGAATCAGTGATGGCACCTTGGTAGCACTTACACTGATGATCGCTGAAAGCCGTGCAGACGAAAAAGATATGATTCTGAAAGTGATTGTAAATCTTATCAATAAGAGAAATTGCTGA
- a CDS encoding helix-turn-helix domain-containing protein: protein MERSKNINRLKVVLAEKQRTNKWLAEQLDKDPATVSKWCTNTAQPGLETLVEIAKVIDVDVKDLLWSTK from the coding sequence ATGGAACGCTCTAAAAATATTAACAGGTTAAAGGTGGTTTTGGCTGAAAAGCAAAGGACAAATAAATGGCTTGCTGAACAGCTCGACAAGGATCCGGCAACTGTATCAAAGTGGTGCACCAATACAGCGCAGCCAGGGCTTGAGACCTTGGTAGAAATTGCAAAAGTAATAGATGTAGATGTAAAAGACTTGTTGTGGTCAACAAAATAG
- a CDS encoding metallophosphoesterase produces the protein MNYKFDGNKVYFTSDTHFYHSNIIGFCKRPFKNVEDMNETLIENWNRVVGQDDIVFHLGDFCLGGSHEWTKILNRLNGKIYLILGNHDLKNIRQGYASRFELTSMQMHIEVDKQKIYLNHCPPLCYGGAYGNTWQLFGHVHTSKNNTGKDALRLDMIFPTQYDVGVDNNDFTPVSFAQVKRIIQKQVEQANKNK, from the coding sequence ATGAATTACAAATTTGACGGGAACAAGGTGTATTTTACATCGGACACACACTTTTATCATTCGAATATCATTGGCTTTTGCAAGAGGCCATTCAAAAATGTAGAAGATATGAATGAAACACTGATCGAAAATTGGAACCGGGTAGTTGGTCAAGATGATATCGTGTTTCATTTGGGGGATTTTTGCCTGGGAGGATCTCATGAATGGACCAAGATTCTTAACAGACTGAATGGAAAAATCTATCTCATTCTCGGTAATCATGATCTAAAAAATATCAGGCAAGGGTACGCCAGTAGATTTGAATTGACAAGCATGCAAATGCACATAGAGGTTGACAAGCAGAAAATCTACCTGAACCACTGTCCGCCCCTCTGTTATGGAGGTGCTTACGGGAACACGTGGCAACTGTTCGGGCATGTGCATACGAGCAAGAATAATACGGGAAAAGACGCTTTACGGCTGGATATGATTTTCCCGACGCAATATGATGTGGGTGTGGATAATAATGACTTTACTCCGGTCTCATTTGCGCAGGTAAAAAGGATAATCCAAAAACAGGTTGAACAAGCAAATAAAAATAAGTAA
- a CDS encoding metallophosphoesterase encodes MKIQYMSDLHFEFRENSRYIKHNEFPVTGDILVLAGDIFYLKDKVSPLSRFWKWASENYRQVLIIPGNHEYYNYCDVMERGLQWRWMFKENVGYYQNQVLRIDDTNFIMSTLWSHIEPADEYFVWKGLNDFRQTLYKGKLLQTEAYNQMHDFCLGHIKKSLAESTAKHIVVVTHHLPTLQVVAPQHKSSVLNSAFATEYEGLIAGSRIDAWIYGHSHTNIDTEIGSTKVICNQMGYVFENEHIINGFDPRKFLTIENE; translated from the coding sequence ATGAAAATACAATACATGAGCGATCTGCATTTTGAGTTTCGGGAGAACAGCAGGTACATAAAACATAACGAATTCCCGGTAACGGGCGATATACTCGTATTGGCCGGAGATATTTTCTATCTGAAGGACAAAGTCTCCCCTTTATCAAGATTCTGGAAATGGGCATCGGAGAACTACCGACAAGTACTCATTATTCCCGGCAATCATGAGTATTACAATTATTGTGATGTAATGGAACGGGGGTTACAATGGCGATGGATGTTCAAAGAGAATGTCGGTTATTATCAAAATCAGGTATTGAGAATAGACGATACCAATTTCATAATGAGCACACTCTGGTCGCATATCGAACCGGCAGACGAATATTTTGTTTGGAAAGGACTTAACGATTTCCGTCAGACCTTGTATAAAGGGAAACTGCTCCAAACGGAAGCATATAATCAGATGCATGACTTCTGTTTAGGTCATATCAAAAAAAGTCTTGCCGAAAGTACGGCAAAACACATAGTGGTCGTGACTCACCACCTGCCTACTTTGCAGGTTGTTGCTCCTCAGCATAAAAGTTCCGTATTGAACAGTGCATTTGCTACTGAATATGAAGGACTGATAGCCGGCAGCAGGATCGATGCCTGGATTTACGGACATTCGCATACCAATATCGACACAGAAATCGGGAGTACAAAAGTGATTTGCAACCAGATGGGATATGTATTTGAAAACGAGCATATAATCAACGGATTTGATCCGAGGAAATTTTTAACGATTGAAAACGAATGA
- a CDS encoding UvrD-helicase domain-containing protein produces MPFATDEEIKIAHDILLKGKKQFDISRVNIIKEDRSCYVQASPGSGKTTVLLAKLIILTNKMPLPEGKGVCVLTHTNVAIDEIKAKLGQKADVLFSYPNFFGTIQTFLHKYIAAAALHYFYGSQIAYVDDDVANAVFLKKYSKLPIGESKLKGRIYRQTVSKEHIIDAAEIEALGGVDMLTSANVIKKKKRVDKYDFQLRDYNWSNIPREYKSLIRAKKDKILNSQGKEIVLSYKVDWGNNKIITDSGQIGVDTPTGAEYIKIKEEMFSEGILSFQDAYDLAFRYIREKSLNFSRFSDKRFKYLFIDEVQDCNNQQVALIQKIFDENKVVIQRFGDYCQAIYEKDESSGPENDRLKDEQVLYIRNSNRFGEKIAKPLRTLCIEDNHQLIGNEEVPSTKPIIITYEDPLSVLPKYAELLNSTLIPEMDNRSVLEIANRERQEDPLHRVNVKACGWVGKKGANDQKRFIESYFPAFERKNARLRTEGDSFNDFILKKEHKYVKDYAISIIQGILKFLDLCDIRNGNRRYTKTSLLEFLSANNIEQKENFLKDVMNWALLIINSNSDNDIQSLKEAIYQYMTTTILPLYGKSVTRDAHNFFNAIGEGIHEAPVAEHGNIYHGDKIDIEVATVHSVKGETHAATLYLETFYDRHHESDRLSEQFKGIAYTRADKKVLSSLRVIYVGMSRPRYLLCVAIQKDRFDNMDCRELREIWKVVKA; encoded by the coding sequence ATGCCATTTGCTACTGACGAAGAAATAAAAATCGCACACGATATTCTATTGAAAGGCAAGAAACAGTTCGATATCTCTAGGGTAAATATTATCAAGGAGGATCGCAGTTGTTATGTCCAGGCAAGTCCTGGAAGTGGCAAAACAACGGTATTGTTGGCCAAGTTGATAATCCTTACCAATAAAATGCCCCTACCTGAAGGAAAAGGAGTGTGTGTGCTGACACATACCAATGTCGCCATTGATGAAATAAAGGCAAAGCTGGGACAAAAGGCCGATGTACTTTTTAGCTACCCTAATTTTTTTGGAACCATACAAACCTTTCTTCATAAATACATTGCAGCAGCTGCACTCCATTATTTTTATGGTAGTCAAATAGCATATGTGGACGATGATGTGGCCAATGCTGTGTTTCTAAAGAAATATAGCAAATTACCCATCGGTGAGAGCAAACTTAAAGGACGGATATATAGACAGACCGTTTCAAAAGAGCATATTATAGATGCTGCTGAAATAGAAGCGTTGGGTGGCGTGGATATGCTAACATCTGCGAATGTTATCAAGAAGAAAAAGAGAGTTGACAAATATGATTTTCAATTAAGAGATTATAATTGGAGTAATATTCCTAGAGAATACAAATCTTTGATTCGAGCAAAGAAAGATAAAATCCTAAATAGTCAAGGGAAAGAGATAGTTCTCTCGTATAAAGTTGATTGGGGTAATAATAAAATTATAACAGATTCTGGCCAGATAGGAGTGGATACTCCAACCGGTGCTGAATATATTAAGATAAAAGAGGAAATGTTTAGCGAAGGTATTTTATCCTTTCAAGATGCTTATGACCTGGCATTTCGGTATATTCGGGAGAAGAGCCTCAATTTCAGTAGGTTTTCAGACAAAAGATTTAAATATTTGTTTATAGACGAAGTTCAGGACTGTAACAATCAGCAAGTAGCCCTCATACAAAAGATATTTGATGAAAATAAAGTAGTCATTCAGCGTTTTGGAGATTACTGCCAAGCTATTTATGAGAAAGATGAAAGTAGCGGACCTGAAAATGATAGGTTGAAAGATGAGCAAGTATTATATATACGCAACAGCAACCGCTTCGGAGAAAAAATAGCCAAACCGTTGCGGACATTATGTATTGAGGATAATCATCAACTTATAGGAAATGAAGAAGTTCCATCTACAAAACCCATTATCATTACTTATGAGGATCCCTTGTCTGTCCTTCCCAAATATGCAGAATTGCTCAACTCTACATTAATCCCAGAGATGGACAATCGTTCTGTTTTGGAAATCGCGAATAGAGAGAGACAAGAAGACCCATTGCATAGAGTAAATGTTAAAGCTTGTGGATGGGTAGGTAAAAAAGGTGCTAATGATCAAAAGAGATTCATAGAATCGTACTTCCCAGCATTTGAAAGGAAAAATGCAAGACTAAGAACGGAAGGTGATTCTTTCAATGATTTTATACTCAAAAAAGAACATAAATATGTTAAGGATTATGCCATATCTATCATTCAGGGTATATTAAAGTTTTTGGATTTATGCGATATAAGAAATGGTAACCGGCGTTACACCAAGACATCTTTATTAGAATTCTTGTCAGCGAATAATATTGAGCAGAAAGAGAACTTTCTAAAAGATGTCATGAATTGGGCTTTACTCATAATAAATAGTAATAGCGACAATGATATACAATCCTTAAAAGAAGCTATTTATCAGTACATGACAACAACTATACTGCCTTTGTATGGAAAAAGCGTAACACGTGATGCCCACAACTTCTTTAATGCTATAGGAGAAGGGATTCACGAAGCACCTGTTGCTGAGCATGGGAATATTTACCACGGGGATAAGATAGATATAGAGGTGGCTACAGTCCATTCTGTAAAAGGAGAAACTCATGCTGCAACGCTCTACTTAGAAACATTTTATGATAGACATCATGAATCAGATCGTTTATCTGAACAATTTAAAGGGATAGCATATACAAGAGCCGACAAGAAAGTACTCAGCAGTTTAAGAGTTATTTATGTCGGCATGAGCCGTCCTCGTTATCTGTTGTGCGTTGCCATACAGAAGGATAGATTTGATAATATGGATTGTCGTGAACTGAGAGAGATTTGGAAAGTGGTTAAAGCTTGA
- a CDS encoding ATP-dependent nuclease: MYLSILRLWNFRKYCAMADGKPGLEIHFQEGVNVLIGENDSGKTAIVDAIRYVLRTQSGEFIQFDDKDFYQDSAGNRKDEFKIECVFDGLNEQDSGLFWEWLSWSEDKTKYLLKVWLYVKRKDNVIMPTFSAGTEGQTDRMDSEARELLKVVYFKPLRDALTDMTHGYKSRLAQILGAHELFKTKKDAHGNITKHKLETDYGHLKREIENYFRVGGNGQSITDEINNFLKDHFLLNGDARKAEVKLTGGELTEILRLLDLIMEGNKSGLGTLNLLCIAAEMLLFNNQKKGLKLALVEELEAHLHPQYQLRLIEYISSQQKNGQFILSTHSITLASKIKIANLIVLKGREALPMSSEYTLMRPADYKFLERFLDATKANLFFAKGLIMVEGDAENLLIPAIAQLIGKNLYQYGVSVVNVGSTAYKRYVSIFKRKDGKSFEMPIAVVSDLDVRALEYYDDNCDDRKIPKYWLKETLRPELENISRDVNYDAMATIFGSKSAFEKEVKLHKTENFGPVVDTVNRMKVVLTDDKKTVLDEEMLVRIREEKTKRLESDINQDRIKIFLPQAWTLEYELAGSGLYRLLATAIKAAQKEETDPEQEVTDDILKGIWNEVITDYPEGHTPTKEEAYKIFKPLNEGTVSKAITSQYLSGMLVGELPPTSVGTVDINEVKRIVETDEKLKYLVDAIKHVTE; the protein is encoded by the coding sequence ATGTATCTTTCAATACTTAGACTTTGGAATTTTAGAAAATATTGTGCTATGGCTGATGGAAAGCCTGGGTTAGAAATTCATTTTCAAGAAGGTGTGAATGTACTGATCGGAGAGAATGATTCAGGTAAAACAGCTATAGTGGATGCCATTCGTTATGTGCTAAGAACTCAGAGTGGAGAATTTATTCAATTTGATGATAAAGATTTTTATCAAGATTCTGCTGGAAACCGAAAGGATGAATTCAAAATAGAATGCGTATTTGACGGGCTAAATGAGCAAGACTCTGGCTTGTTTTGGGAATGGTTGTCGTGGAGTGAAGACAAGACAAAATATTTATTAAAAGTATGGCTATACGTTAAGCGAAAAGATAATGTAATAATGCCTACTTTCTCCGCAGGAACCGAAGGACAAACTGATAGGATGGATTCTGAAGCAAGGGAACTTCTAAAAGTAGTATATTTTAAGCCACTTAGAGATGCGCTCACAGACATGACTCACGGTTACAAGTCAAGGCTGGCACAAATCCTTGGTGCGCACGAACTTTTCAAAACGAAGAAAGACGCCCACGGCAACATCACAAAACATAAACTTGAAACAGATTACGGACATCTGAAAAGAGAAATAGAGAACTATTTCAGGGTTGGTGGTAATGGCCAAAGTATCACAGACGAAATTAATAATTTCCTAAAAGATCATTTTCTGCTGAATGGTGACGCACGGAAAGCTGAGGTCAAGCTAACAGGAGGGGAATTGACAGAAATATTGAGACTGCTCGATCTGATTATGGAAGGTAATAAATCGGGGCTGGGTACACTTAACTTACTATGTATAGCAGCAGAAATGCTACTCTTTAATAATCAGAAGAAAGGATTGAAGTTGGCGCTTGTAGAAGAATTAGAGGCACATCTTCATCCTCAGTATCAATTGAGGCTGATTGAATACATTTCTTCTCAGCAGAAAAATGGACAATTTATTCTTTCCACTCATAGCATTACATTGGCCTCAAAAATAAAGATTGCAAATTTGATTGTGCTGAAAGGGAGGGAAGCATTACCAATGTCGTCGGAGTATACGTTGATGAGACCTGCTGACTACAAATTTTTAGAACGATTCCTTGATGCTACAAAGGCCAACTTGTTTTTTGCCAAAGGGCTAATCATGGTAGAGGGGGATGCTGAAAATCTACTAATACCTGCTATAGCTCAATTGATTGGTAAAAATCTTTATCAATACGGTGTATCTGTTGTGAATGTGGGAAGTACAGCGTACAAGAGATATGTTAGTATATTCAAACGCAAAGACGGTAAATCATTTGAAATGCCCATAGCTGTTGTCTCAGACCTGGATGTCAGAGCACTTGAGTATTACGATGATAATTGTGATGATCGCAAAATACCAAAGTATTGGTTGAAAGAAACATTAAGACCTGAATTGGAGAATATCTCACGGGATGTGAATTATGATGCTATGGCAACTATTTTCGGAAGTAAATCTGCTTTTGAGAAAGAAGTTAAATTGCACAAAACAGAAAACTTCGGGCCTGTTGTTGACACAGTGAATCGCATGAAAGTTGTCTTGACAGATGATAAAAAGACTGTCTTGGATGAAGAAATGTTAGTGCGAATTAGGGAAGAAAAGACAAAGCGACTGGAGAGTGATATCAATCAGGATAGGATAAAAATATTTCTGCCCCAAGCATGGACATTGGAGTATGAACTTGCTGGTAGTGGTTTGTATAGGTTGCTGGCAACAGCGATAAAAGCTGCCCAAAAAGAAGAAACCGACCCGGAGCAGGAAGTAACTGACGATATCTTAAAGGGTATCTGGAATGAGGTTATAACCGATTATCCGGAAGGACATACACCAACCAAAGAAGAGGCATATAAGATTTTTAAACCCTTAAATGAAGGGACTGTCAGCAAAGCCATTACTTCGCAGTATTTATCGGGAATGCTTGTTGGAGAATTACCTCCCACTAGTGTTGGAACAGTAGATATTAATGAGGTAAAACGCATCGTTGAAACTGACGAGAAACTTAAATATCTGGTGGATGCGATCAAACATGTTACAGAATAA
- a CDS encoding RloB family protein, whose amino-acid sequence MAAKKIKIDNASSKFRRQSQRREQKVIRCSVLIVCEGTKTEPNYFEAFAEKQQGVIVYDVEVKGLGRGTKDVVEKAIDLKNKNHYDRVWAVFDKDEFPAKDFNEAIAMGQKNGIEVAWSNEAFELWYLYHFQNVTTGVSRKHYEEKISAAVNDSPKYKSKKKYKYTKKDPNNYEIMTTYGSMESALRYAEAKHIEYADSRYANQNPCTTVYRLVCQLLGRDEKLNVELIAKIECE is encoded by the coding sequence ATGGCAGCAAAGAAAATAAAGATAGACAATGCTTCCTCGAAATTCAGGAGGCAATCGCAAAGGCGAGAACAAAAAGTCATACGCTGTTCGGTGCTGATTGTTTGTGAGGGTACAAAGACTGAACCCAATTATTTTGAGGCATTCGCTGAAAAGCAGCAAGGAGTCATAGTGTATGATGTTGAAGTTAAGGGGCTTGGGCGTGGAACAAAGGATGTTGTGGAGAAGGCCATTGACCTTAAAAACAAGAATCACTATGACCGTGTTTGGGCTGTTTTCGATAAGGATGAATTTCCTGCAAAGGATTTCAACGAAGCCATTGCAATGGGACAAAAGAATGGCATTGAGGTAGCTTGGAGTAACGAGGCTTTTGAATTATGGTATTTGTATCATTTTCAGAATGTGACAACTGGTGTTTCAAGAAAGCATTATGAAGAGAAGATTTCAGCAGCCGTGAATGATTCTCCCAAATACAAATCAAAGAAGAAGTATAAATATACCAAGAAGGATCCCAATAATTATGAAATAATGACAACATATGGCTCGATGGAGTCTGCCTTGCGGTATGCGGAAGCAAAACATATTGAATACGCAGACTCCCGATATGCCAATCAGAATCCTTGCACTACGGTTTATCGGCTTGTGTGTCAATTGCTAGGTCGAGATGAGAAACTGAATGTAGAACTGATAGCAAAGATAGAATGTGAATAA
- a CDS encoding AAA family ATPase, whose translation MLLEFTVENYRSFYGKKTLVLEADKALKECTETNLFDCNKHTLLRSLALYGANSSGKSNLVSAMHTMVSCVLLSVKLNDNDELEYDPFLLLKDNHHPTMFEIIFLKGAYCYRYGFRYNLERIVEEWLFRKTTPRSKEQMMFVRNEEGICVDENNFQEGVGYEEKTNDNRLFLSLCQQLGGEISRQVISWFQSDFNVISGLNNQQYRVYSKLFFHKKESLSADALNFFQKLRLGFNNILTHEEEPNVPQDLPLELRALFQRETQGKKSIELDSIHNVYSDKGKVVGTINFSFEDRESSGTNKLFDLSGPIFETLYSGAVLVIDELDAKMHPLISQYIIELFNNPETNPNNAQLVFTTHDTHLLSQKILRRDQIWFTEKDSKEQTDLYSLMDIVLPDGTKPRNDANYERNYIAGRYGAIPYILND comes from the coding sequence ATGTTACTTGAATTTACAGTAGAGAATTACAGGTCGTTTTATGGAAAAAAGACCTTGGTATTGGAAGCCGATAAAGCTTTGAAAGAATGTACTGAAACAAACTTGTTTGATTGCAATAAACATACCCTGCTTCGTTCACTTGCATTGTATGGTGCTAATTCAAGTGGTAAATCCAACCTTGTCAGCGCTATGCACACAATGGTAAGTTGCGTGTTGCTGTCCGTAAAATTGAATGATAATGACGAACTTGAATATGATCCATTTCTTCTTTTGAAGGACAATCACCATCCCACTATGTTTGAGATTATATTTCTGAAAGGTGCGTATTGCTACAGATATGGATTCAGGTATAATCTGGAACGTATCGTTGAAGAATGGTTGTTCCGGAAAACAACACCCCGTTCTAAAGAACAGATGATGTTTGTCAGGAACGAAGAGGGGATTTGTGTAGATGAGAATAATTTCCAGGAAGGAGTTGGCTATGAAGAAAAGACCAATGACAATCGCTTGTTCTTGTCATTATGCCAACAGTTAGGTGGTGAAATATCTCGTCAGGTTATATCGTGGTTTCAATCGGATTTCAATGTGATTTCAGGATTGAATAATCAACAATATAGAGTATATTCAAAATTATTTTTCCACAAAAAAGAATCTTTGAGTGCTGATGCTCTCAACTTCTTCCAGAAACTGAGACTTGGATTTAACAACATTCTTACTCATGAGGAAGAGCCAAATGTTCCTCAGGACTTGCCTTTGGAATTAAGAGCCCTCTTCCAAAGAGAAACGCAAGGTAAGAAGAGTATCGAATTGGATTCCATACATAATGTATATTCAGATAAAGGTAAGGTTGTAGGAACAATAAACTTCTCGTTTGAAGATAGGGAATCTTCCGGTACAAATAAGTTATTCGATCTTTCTGGACCGATATTCGAAACGCTTTATTCTGGAGCCGTGCTTGTTATTGATGAATTGGATGCAAAGATGCACCCTCTTATATCTCAGTATATCATAGAACTGTTTAATAATCCGGAAACCAATCCTAATAATGCGCAGTTGGTATTTACCACTCATGATACACATCTGCTTTCTCAGAAAATCCTCAGGCGTGACCAGATTTGGTTTACTGAGAAAGACTCAAAGGAACAGACAGATTTGTATAGTTTGATGGATATTGTTCTTCCAGACGGAACTAAACCACGTAACGATGCCAATTATGAGAGGAACTATATCGCTGGTCGTTATGGTGCCATTCCTTATATTTTGAATGATTAA
- a CDS encoding HNH endonuclease — translation MKTFLFAHNPKNWPWENLSNAIRDIKEKGSRLEKWSVRSYKQVSVGDRAFLIRLGNKTQNKGIVGSGYITTAPFLSEHWSNNGQMVNRVIIEFDELSEDPIISLQELQALLLNYNWTPQSSGMEIPNAVASKLEELWFEKTLKRGSGRINVNSYKEGAVRSTISKRYERNPQARLLCLESNGYSVSVCGFNFGDTYGKLGQDYIHVHHITPISTIGEEYEINPQTDLVPICPNCHAMIHKVTPPLQINELQKLIGIQK, via the coding sequence ATGAAGACTTTTTTATTTGCACACAATCCGAAAAATTGGCCTTGGGAGAATTTATCTAATGCCATTAGAGACATTAAAGAAAAAGGAAGTCGTCTTGAGAAATGGAGTGTTAGAAGCTATAAACAGGTCTCAGTCGGTGACAGGGCTTTTTTGATAAGACTTGGAAACAAGACACAAAACAAAGGAATTGTCGGTTCTGGGTACATTACAACTGCCCCCTTCCTATCGGAACATTGGAGTAATAATGGACAAATGGTAAATCGAGTAATTATTGAATTTGATGAATTATCAGAAGACCCTATTATTTCTCTTCAAGAGCTCCAAGCACTGCTGTTGAATTATAATTGGACTCCACAGTCATCAGGGATGGAGATACCAAATGCGGTAGCATCAAAACTTGAGGAACTATGGTTTGAGAAAACCCTAAAAAGGGGCTCTGGTAGGATTAATGTAAATTCCTATAAAGAGGGTGCGGTTAGATCTACTATATCAAAACGATATGAGCGAAATCCTCAAGCACGTCTTTTATGTCTCGAATCCAATGGATATTCTGTATCGGTCTGTGGATTCAATTTTGGGGACACATATGGCAAGTTAGGACAAGACTATATCCACGTGCATCATATTACACCGATATCTACTATCGGAGAAGAATACGAGATAAATCCCCAAACTGACCTTGTACCAATATGTCCCAATTGCCACGCTATGATACATAAAGTAACCCCTCCTTTGCAAATTAATGAATTACAAAAATTGATAGGTATCCAAAAATAA